A region from the Ichthyobacterium seriolicida genome encodes:
- a CDS encoding transposase → MNYFFHDGDTGQIILPVLRPGNSHSNKWHVNILKRIIMKIRESYPDMEIIIRSDSGFSCAPFYQLVDDFDLLYVTGIASNEVLKRKVSRSKNAVKKMYLDQGEKHQHFISFRYKAKS, encoded by the coding sequence ATGAACTATTTTTTTCATGATGGAGATACAGGGCAGATTATTCTTCCTGTACTCCGCCCAGGAAACAGTCATTCTAATAAATGGCATGTGAATATTTTAAAGCGAATAATTATGAAAATACGTGAGAGTTACCCAGATATGGAAATAATTATTAGAAGTGATAGCGGCTTTAGTTGCGCTCCTTTTTACCAATTAGTAGATGATTTTGATTTACTATATGTGACAGGCATAGCGAGCAATGAAGTTTTAAAAAGAAAGGTATCTCGGTCAAAAAATGCTGTAAAAAAAATGTATTTAGATCAGGGAGAGAAGCACCAACATTTTATCAGTTTCAGGTACAAAGCTAAGAGTTAG
- a CDS encoding shikimate kinase, which translates to MEKIILIGYMGCGKTTIGSALSKVMNLDFIDLDRYIELKQHMEITDIFDEKGQQYFRELETECLKEILDKNCGFILSTGGGSPCYAQNMNLMNKNGVTIYLKMEAKSLYYRLKSQKSKRPVIANLADDVLEKYIEAHLKEREIFYKKSQIIIDIENEKLYRDLTQGRLLKDYQV; encoded by the coding sequence ATGGAGAAAATTATTCTAATAGGTTATATGGGTTGTGGCAAAACGACTATAGGTTCTGCTTTGTCTAAGGTTATGAATTTAGATTTTATAGATTTAGATAGATATATAGAGTTAAAACAACATATGGAAATCACAGATATTTTCGATGAAAAAGGGCAACAGTATTTCAGAGAATTAGAAACCGAATGCCTAAAAGAGATTTTAGACAAAAATTGTGGATTTATACTTTCCACAGGTGGAGGCTCTCCCTGTTATGCGCAAAACATGAATCTGATGAATAAAAATGGCGTCACTATTTATTTGAAAATGGAAGCTAAATCGCTCTATTATCGTTTAAAATCTCAAAAGAGCAAACGCCCTGTCATAGCTAATCTAGCTGATGATGTTTTAGAAAAATATATAGAAGCTCACCTCAAAGAAAGAGAGATTTTTTACAAAAAATCTCAAATTATAATAGATATTGAAAATGAGAAACTATACAGAGATCTAACCCAAGGGCGTCTTTTAAAAGATTATCAAGTATAA
- the uvrA gene encoding excinuclease ABC subunit UvrA, giving the protein MENFDDISIRDNIIIRGAKTHNLKNISLTIPRNKLTVITGLSGSGKSSLAFDTLYAQGRYKYIESLSSYARQFLGKLDKPDVEYIKGMSPAIAIEQKVNTSNPRSTVGTSSEVYDYIKLLFASIGKTYSPISGKQVKKEDIKDVLRWIENQNEGDRVLLLIKIVIYEGQEIRDILNKYFNQGYIRVEIDGKVLGIQEAIERENIRDSDISIVIDRWVIKHENSFYNRASDSIETAFSQGEGHCIVQNLSSGENISFSNKFELDGLTFEKPTVNTFNFNSPIGACPKCQGYGSIIDVDENLVIPNKNLSVLQGAVAPWSGIKLSKHLDNFISGAYNKFPITLPYKDLTKDQKMFLWEGDGKRLKGINSFFDKLKAKNYIIQNRVLLSRYRKKIVCNSCNGTRLKTDSSNIKIASKSIGEITLMPISTLRDFFLKLELSHVDKQISNRILVEINNRLNVLTEVGLGYLTLNRNSNSLSGGESQRIRLSASIGSSLVDSVYVLDEPSIGLHSKNTENLIKVLKKLRDIGNTVVVVEHDEDVIRQADNIIDIGPLAGINGGEIVFNGPFDQLENSDSITAKYISNKLKISTPKIRRPFKKHILITGARDNNLKDIDVRFPLNTLTVITGVSGSGKSSLIKNVLYNALKRQADNNTTDVGLFDSISGDLSEVEEIELVDQNPIGKSSRSNPVTYIGAYDEIRLLFSAQSLSLKRKYKPYHFSFNLDGGRCDECKGKGEVTVNMQFMSDINLVCESCNGSRFKSEILDVKLNDKNIVDLLNMSIDEAIVFFNDIGQVKISSLLEPLKQTGMGYVKLGQSSSSLSGGESQRVKLAYFLSKGNKAKKTVFIFDEPTTGLHFHDVKKLIKAFNDLIDNGHSIFVVEHNLDVIKSADWIIDMGKEGGKNGGNIIFQGTPEDMIKDEYSYTAKYLKQKISL; this is encoded by the coding sequence ATGGAAAATTTTGACGACATCTCAATCAGAGACAATATAATTATAAGGGGTGCTAAAACTCACAACTTAAAAAACATATCTCTAACTATTCCTAGAAATAAATTGACTGTTATAACTGGGTTGTCAGGATCAGGAAAATCATCCTTAGCCTTTGATACTCTCTATGCCCAAGGCAGATATAAGTACATAGAGAGTTTGTCTTCTTATGCTCGTCAATTTTTAGGGAAACTAGATAAACCTGATGTTGAATATATAAAGGGGATGTCTCCTGCAATAGCTATAGAACAGAAAGTTAATACTTCTAATCCTAGGTCTACTGTTGGGACTTCATCGGAAGTGTACGATTATATAAAATTACTATTTGCTTCTATTGGAAAAACCTATTCCCCTATCTCTGGAAAACAAGTCAAAAAAGAAGATATAAAAGATGTCTTAAGATGGATAGAAAATCAGAATGAAGGAGATAGAGTATTACTATTGATTAAGATAGTTATATATGAAGGTCAAGAGATAAGAGATATATTGAATAAGTATTTTAATCAAGGTTATATCAGAGTTGAGATAGATGGAAAAGTCTTAGGTATACAAGAGGCTATAGAGAGGGAGAATATAAGAGACTCAGACATATCTATTGTCATAGATCGCTGGGTAATAAAACACGAAAACAGCTTTTATAATAGGGCATCTGATTCTATAGAGACAGCTTTTTCTCAAGGGGAAGGACATTGTATAGTACAAAACTTATCCAGTGGTGAAAATATTTCGTTTTCAAATAAGTTTGAATTAGATGGTCTAACCTTTGAAAAGCCCACTGTAAACACTTTTAATTTTAATAGTCCTATAGGAGCTTGCCCAAAATGCCAAGGCTACGGCAGTATTATAGATGTAGATGAAAACTTAGTTATTCCAAATAAAAATCTTTCGGTATTACAAGGTGCTGTTGCGCCTTGGAGTGGAATCAAACTCTCTAAGCACTTAGATAATTTTATCAGCGGAGCCTATAATAAATTTCCAATAACTCTGCCTTATAAAGATCTTACAAAGGATCAAAAGATGTTTTTATGGGAAGGAGATGGTAAAAGGCTAAAAGGCATAAATTCGTTTTTCGATAAACTGAAGGCAAAAAATTACATTATACAAAATAGAGTTCTTTTATCTAGATACAGAAAAAAAATAGTTTGTAATTCCTGTAATGGCACTAGGTTGAAAACTGATTCTTCCAATATAAAAATAGCTTCTAAAAGTATAGGTGAAATAACACTCATGCCCATAAGCACGTTGAGAGATTTTTTTTTAAAATTAGAGTTATCACATGTGGATAAACAAATATCAAATAGAATTTTAGTAGAGATAAATAACAGGTTAAATGTTTTAACAGAGGTGGGATTGGGTTATCTAACTCTCAATAGAAACTCCAATTCCCTGTCAGGGGGTGAATCACAACGCATAAGATTATCGGCCTCTATAGGGAGCAGTTTAGTCGATTCAGTTTATGTATTAGATGAGCCCAGTATAGGCTTACATTCTAAAAATACAGAAAATCTCATCAAGGTCTTAAAAAAACTGAGAGATATAGGTAATACTGTCGTGGTCGTAGAACACGATGAAGATGTTATAAGGCAGGCTGACAACATAATAGACATAGGGCCGTTAGCTGGAATTAACGGCGGAGAAATAGTGTTTAATGGTCCTTTCGATCAATTAGAAAATTCTGATTCTATCACGGCTAAGTATATTAGTAATAAGTTAAAAATATCCACGCCCAAAATTAGAAGACCTTTTAAAAAACACATTTTAATAACTGGTGCTAGAGATAATAATTTAAAGGATATAGATGTTAGATTTCCGTTGAACACTCTTACTGTAATAACAGGGGTTAGTGGTTCAGGTAAGAGCTCTCTAATTAAAAACGTGTTGTACAACGCCTTGAAAAGGCAGGCAGATAATAATACAACCGATGTAGGTTTATTTGATTCTATAAGTGGAGATCTATCAGAAGTAGAAGAAATAGAGTTAGTAGATCAAAATCCTATAGGAAAATCTTCTAGATCTAATCCAGTTACCTATATAGGAGCCTATGACGAAATTAGACTGTTATTTTCGGCTCAATCTCTGTCTTTAAAAAGAAAATACAAACCTTATCACTTTTCTTTTAATCTAGATGGAGGAAGGTGTGACGAGTGCAAAGGGAAAGGAGAGGTTACAGTAAATATGCAGTTTATGTCAGATATAAACCTAGTATGTGAAAGTTGTAACGGTTCTAGGTTTAAGAGCGAAATCCTAGATGTTAAATTAAATGACAAAAACATAGTCGACCTACTAAATATGAGTATAGATGAGGCTATAGTGTTCTTTAACGATATAGGACAAGTAAAAATATCCAGTCTTTTAGAACCTTTAAAGCAAACGGGAATGGGTTATGTCAAATTAGGACAATCATCTAGTTCTCTGAGTGGAGGAGAATCACAAAGGGTCAAGTTGGCTTATTTTTTATCAAAGGGTAATAAGGCAAAAAAGACAGTTTTTATATTTGATGAACCTACCACAGGATTGCATTTTCACGATGTTAAAAAACTCATCAAAGCCTTTAATGATCTCATAGATAACGGTCATAGCATATTTGTGGTAGAACACAATTTAGATGTGATCAAATCTGCAGATTGGATAATAGACATGGGAAAAGAAGGTGGGAAAAATGGTGGAAATATAATATTTCAAGGTACCCCAGAGGATATGATAAAAGATGAGTATTCTTATACTGCAAAATATCTGAAACAAAAAATATCTTTGTAA
- a CDS encoding sigma 54-interacting transcriptional regulator, giving the protein MLSIKEVKKRFGIIGNSISLDRAIDRAIRVASSDISVLVTGESGVGKESIPKLIHHLSNRKHSNYIAVNCGAIPEGTIDSELFGHEKGSFTGAIGSRKGYFEEANRGTIFLDEVGELPLTTQARLLRVLENGEFIKVGSSNPMKTDVRIIAATNVNMKEAIKKNRFREDLYYRLNTVNISIPSLRERREDIYLLFKKFALEFSDKYKIPTIRLLEDAVSKLENYPWYGNIRQLKNFVEELSVMEQNRMVSEEVLSNYLKDSISKDLTVIHNPDKKDSLEDKEVFYKVLFNMKNEIENIKKIVLQLIKNIKSGQKIEDIEQIEKMILNLYSSINDQSNDNKKDLLEIKSLPTSYESIDIENIDAFDEDTYEDTDENIKPLSLQTKEKHMIKTSLKKHRGKRKKAALELGISERTLYRKIKQYDL; this is encoded by the coding sequence ATGTTATCTATAAAAGAAGTTAAAAAAAGATTTGGGATTATAGGCAATAGTATCTCCTTAGATAGAGCTATAGACAGGGCCATTAGAGTGGCTTCTTCTGATATTTCTGTATTAGTTACAGGAGAGAGTGGTGTTGGAAAAGAGAGTATCCCAAAACTAATACACCATCTGTCAAATAGAAAACACTCTAATTACATAGCTGTCAACTGTGGGGCTATTCCTGAAGGGACTATAGACAGTGAGTTATTTGGGCATGAAAAAGGATCTTTCACTGGAGCTATAGGGAGTAGAAAAGGTTATTTTGAAGAAGCCAACCGAGGAACTATATTCTTAGATGAAGTAGGAGAGCTGCCCCTGACCACCCAAGCTAGATTATTGAGAGTTTTAGAAAACGGAGAATTCATAAAAGTAGGAAGCTCTAATCCGATGAAGACAGACGTTAGAATAATAGCTGCTACAAATGTGAATATGAAAGAGGCTATAAAAAAAAACAGATTCAGAGAAGATCTATACTACAGGTTAAATACAGTAAATATATCCATTCCCAGCTTGAGAGAACGAAGAGAAGATATATATCTGCTGTTTAAAAAATTTGCATTGGAGTTTTCAGATAAATATAAAATTCCAACTATAAGGCTACTAGAAGATGCTGTATCGAAATTAGAAAACTACCCTTGGTACGGAAATATAAGACAACTCAAAAACTTTGTAGAAGAATTATCTGTGATGGAACAAAACAGGATGGTCTCCGAGGAAGTATTGAGCAACTATTTAAAAGATAGTATTTCCAAAGATCTGACAGTGATACATAATCCTGATAAAAAAGATTCTCTAGAGGATAAAGAAGTATTCTACAAAGTGCTTTTTAATATGAAAAATGAGATTGAAAATATTAAAAAGATAGTCTTACAGCTGATAAAAAACATCAAGAGTGGACAAAAAATAGAAGATATAGAGCAAATAGAAAAAATGATACTAAACCTATATAGTAGTATTAACGATCAGAGCAATGACAATAAAAAAGATCTTCTTGAGATAAAATCATTACCCACATCATACGAATCTATAGACATTGAAAATATAGACGCCTTTGATGAGGACACATATGAAGATACAGATGAAAATATAAAACCTCTCTCGCTCCAAACTAAAGAAAAACACATGATAAAAACATCACTGAAAAAACACAGAGGTAAGAGAAAAAAAGCAGCTTTAGAATTGGGGATTTCTGAAAGAACCTTATATAGAAAAATAAAACAATATGATTTATAA
- a CDS encoding transposase, with the protein MLEKLERDHRLIHYYSKLLPDTRDSRFITYTIKXQLQQRIYMIMLGYEDANDVNHLQNDPLFKDVLQGDLASQPTISRFENSFDKQAVFKFCHAWLYKYISSLSGRKRIVIDVDSTDDPTHGSQQLSMFNSYYGQFMYNELFFS; encoded by the coding sequence ATGCTTGAAAAACTAGAACGAGATCATAGATTGATTCATTATTACAGTAAACTTTTGCCTGATACTCGAGACTCTAGATTTATTACTTATACCATAAAGNNACAGTTACAGCAAAGGATTTATATGATCATGTTAGGCTATGAAGACGCCAATGATGTTAATCATTTACAGAACGATCCTTTATTCAAAGATGTTCTTCAAGGTGATTTGGCCTCTCAACCTACTATATCAAGATTTGAGAATAGCTTTGATAAACAGGCTGTTTTTAAGTTTTGTCATGCGTGGTTATACAAATATATTTCAAGTTTATCTGGTCGCAAGAGAATAGTTATTGACGTAGATTCAACCGATGATCCAACTCATGGCAGTCAACAATTGTCAATGTTTAACAGTTATTATGGTCAATTCATGTACAATGAACTATTTTTTTCATGA
- a CDS encoding LptE family protein — translation MLLTSLMASSCGIYTFSGTSISPDVKSVQVDYFPNYAPLINPALSRKLTNDLQTRFTDQTNLKLTKNGGDLKFEGEITKYEITPDDAQANNTAAFNRLTITIKVRFYNEIDEKENFENTYSDFEKFNKDKDFTSVEGNLIDLITAKLIDRIFADSVEKW, via the coding sequence ATGCTGCTTACCTCGCTAATGGCTAGCTCATGTGGAATATATACCTTTTCGGGAACTTCTATCTCTCCTGATGTCAAGAGCGTACAAGTAGATTATTTTCCAAATTATGCTCCTTTAATCAATCCTGCATTGAGCAGAAAACTAACTAATGATCTACAAACTAGATTTACAGATCAGACCAATTTAAAATTGACAAAAAACGGAGGAGATTTAAAATTTGAAGGAGAAATAACTAAGTATGAAATTACTCCCGACGATGCACAAGCAAATAATACGGCTGCTTTTAACAGACTAACTATAACTATAAAAGTCCGTTTTTACAATGAGATAGACGAAAAAGAAAACTTCGAAAATACCTATAGTGATTTTGAGAAATTTAACAAGGATAAAGATTTTACTAGTGTAGAGGGCAATCTGATAGATCTCATCACAGCTAAACTAATAGACCGAATATTTGCTGATTCGGTAGAAAAGTGGTAG
- a CDS encoding tail fiber domain-containing protein, translating into MKTYLRGTVVLEEYSAQNISGIYFGNNMFDLPYEDHFNPFSIKSGSKANISLHSKGSILTEEKFVATSDKRVKSIKGISDRREDLKKLLDIEITDYTMIDSIESGVKPFKKVIAQQIENIVPEVIDINKGIIPNVYELAKSMSISNEGSAIKTDKVHNFSVGDLVKIIIESEGSKEVKVKAVIDSNTFLIEEVLDSKNKVFVYGKEVDDMRSVDYDGLTTLNISATQAIYEELLSTKKELSSTKEKLDTLIKLLSKSNILNKEDTKALIKK; encoded by the coding sequence ATGAAAACATATTTAAGAGGTACAGTTGTTCTAGAGGAATATAGTGCCCAGAATATATCTGGAATATATTTTGGAAACAATATGTTTGATTTACCCTACGAGGACCACTTTAATCCTTTTTCTATAAAAAGTGGATCAAAAGCTAATATTTCTTTACATTCTAAAGGGAGTATTCTAACAGAAGAAAAATTTGTAGCTACATCAGATAAACGTGTAAAGAGTATAAAGGGCATCTCAGATAGAAGAGAAGATTTAAAAAAGCTCTTAGATATAGAGATTACAGATTATACTATGATAGACAGTATAGAAAGCGGGGTTAAACCGTTTAAAAAAGTAATAGCTCAGCAAATAGAAAATATAGTTCCAGAAGTTATAGATATAAATAAAGGTATTATCCCTAATGTGTATGAATTAGCTAAATCAATGAGCATTTCAAATGAAGGAAGTGCTATTAAAACAGACAAGGTTCACAATTTTTCTGTTGGAGATCTTGTTAAGATTATAATAGAAAGTGAAGGGAGCAAAGAGGTAAAAGTGAAAGCTGTTATAGATTCTAATACGTTTTTAATAGAAGAAGTTTTAGATTCTAAAAATAAGGTTTTTGTTTATGGAAAAGAAGTAGACGACATGCGATCAGTAGATTACGATGGTCTTACTACATTAAACATTTCAGCAACACAAGCTATTTATGAGGAGCTTCTTTCTACCAAGAAAGAATTATCTTCTACTAAAGAAAAATTAGATACTTTAATTAAATTACTGAGCAAATCAAATATCCTCAATAAGGAGGACACCAAAGCTTTGATAAAAAAATAA
- the miaB gene encoding tRNA (N6-isopentenyl adenosine(37)-C2)-methylthiotransferase MiaB: protein MIPEIQESRKKRNLYIESYGCQMNFSDSEIVVSILSEVGFSITSKLEEASLILLNTCSIRDKAEQTIHKRLSQFNVLKKNDPSITIGVLGCMAERLKSRLLEQEKIVDIVVGPDAYRDLPNLVQEAEEGKNAVNVILSKDETYADINPVRLSKTGVSAFVSITRGCDNMCTFCVVPFTRGRERSRDPITIIQECVSLYENGYKEVTLLGQNVDSYLWYGGGRKKDFVKADEMAKATAISFSQLLEMVAQSVPNMRIRFSTSNPQDMKEDVLYTIARHDNICKHIHLPVQSGSDRILKHMNRGHDINYYLKLIEKIERIIPGCLLSHDMIIGYPTETEEDHLNTLALMERVKYSFGFMFKYSVRPKTLASRRFEDDVPESTKQRRLEQVIELQQKHSLYRNMQTIGQVKEILVEKVSKKSKEHLFGRTSQNIGVIFEKGKYKVGDIVNVLIEDCSSSTLMGKAV, encoded by the coding sequence ATGATCCCTGAAATTCAAGAGAGTAGAAAAAAGAGAAACCTCTATATAGAAAGCTATGGATGTCAAATGAATTTTTCTGATAGTGAAATTGTAGTTTCTATACTATCTGAAGTTGGTTTTAGCATCACTTCTAAGTTGGAAGAGGCAAGTCTAATACTCTTAAATACTTGTTCTATACGAGATAAGGCCGAACAGACCATTCACAAGAGATTGTCTCAATTTAATGTCTTGAAAAAAAACGATCCTTCTATAACCATCGGTGTCTTAGGATGTATGGCTGAACGACTTAAATCTAGACTTTTAGAACAAGAGAAGATAGTAGACATAGTCGTAGGACCAGATGCTTACAGAGATCTTCCCAATTTGGTGCAAGAGGCTGAAGAGGGAAAAAATGCCGTCAACGTAATACTCTCTAAAGATGAGACTTATGCAGATATAAATCCCGTCAGGCTAAGCAAAACAGGAGTCAGTGCCTTTGTCTCTATCACTAGAGGATGCGATAATATGTGTACATTTTGCGTAGTGCCATTTACCCGGGGAAGAGAGAGAAGTAGAGATCCTATAACTATAATACAAGAGTGTGTAAGCTTATATGAAAATGGATATAAAGAGGTCACTCTTTTAGGTCAAAATGTTGATTCTTATCTCTGGTATGGTGGGGGTAGAAAAAAAGATTTTGTAAAAGCTGATGAAATGGCAAAGGCAACGGCTATATCTTTCTCTCAATTACTCGAGATGGTGGCCCAATCAGTGCCTAATATGCGTATAAGATTCTCCACATCGAATCCTCAAGATATGAAAGAAGATGTCTTGTACACCATTGCTAGACACGACAACATATGTAAACACATTCACTTGCCTGTACAATCTGGAAGCGATAGAATATTGAAACATATGAACAGAGGTCATGACATTAATTATTACTTGAAATTAATAGAAAAGATAGAGAGGATAATTCCAGGATGTCTACTCTCTCACGATATGATAATAGGATATCCTACCGAAACCGAGGAAGATCACCTAAATACTTTGGCTCTTATGGAAAGAGTTAAATATTCTTTTGGTTTTATGTTTAAATACTCCGTTAGACCTAAAACTCTAGCGAGTAGGAGATTTGAAGATGATGTTCCAGAAAGCACAAAACAGAGAAGATTAGAACAAGTCATAGAATTACAACAGAAACATTCTCTTTACCGAAATATGCAGACCATTGGTCAAGTAAAAGAAATTTTAGTCGAAAAGGTATCCAAAAAGTCTAAAGAGCATCTGTTTGGAAGAACCTCTCAAAATATTGGAGTGATATTTGAAAAAGGAAAATATAAAGTTGGAGATATAGTAAATGTATTAATAGAAGATTGTTCTAGTTCTACGCTTATGGGAAAAGCTGTTTAA
- a CDS encoding alkaline phosphatase codes for MHNNLIKFHRIFNTCLVILSIFVFASCKETAKSSLKEEDKNKSQDYHSYQNKNFHSVVDVKPVSDGQVKNIILMIGDGMGLAQIFSGITANKGHLNIEKTTHIGFSKTHSSSHYITDSAAAGTAISTGKKTYNKAIGVDDDKNKIKTILEIANENGLGTGLVSTSTIVHATPASFISHQPNREMYEEIAKDFLDTDINVVIGGGRDSFNKRKDDINLLEKFRKKGYEVVETQKDMESVNSGRLLALLSPGHMDRYSKRGDVLVNSSLKAIELLNKEEKGFFLMIEGAQIDWGGHSNDISLVVEEMLDFDRAIGEVLKFAEKDKNTLVIITADHETGGLSIHDGDHDGRLESTFASKEHTSIMVPVFAYGPKSEVFKGFYQNTEIFKKMIEAYGDLK; via the coding sequence ATGCATAATAATCTTATTAAATTCCACAGAATTTTCAACACTTGCCTGGTAATATTATCAATTTTTGTTTTTGCCTCTTGTAAAGAAACAGCCAAATCAAGTTTAAAGGAAGAGGATAAAAATAAAAGCCAGGATTATCACTCTTATCAAAACAAAAATTTCCATTCCGTTGTTGATGTAAAACCTGTCTCAGACGGACAAGTAAAAAATATAATACTTATGATAGGCGATGGAATGGGACTTGCACAGATTTTCTCAGGGATTACAGCTAATAAGGGACATTTGAATATAGAAAAAACTACTCATATTGGATTTTCAAAAACACATAGTTCAAGTCATTACATTACTGATTCTGCAGCGGCAGGTACAGCTATTTCAACTGGAAAAAAAACATACAACAAGGCTATAGGTGTAGATGATGATAAGAATAAGATAAAAACTATTCTAGAAATTGCCAATGAGAATGGATTAGGTACGGGTTTAGTATCTACATCTACGATTGTACATGCCACTCCAGCCTCTTTTATATCACATCAACCCAACAGAGAAATGTATGAAGAAATAGCTAAAGATTTTCTCGATACAGATATAAATGTCGTCATAGGAGGAGGCAGAGATAGTTTTAATAAGCGTAAGGACGACATCAATCTTTTAGAAAAATTTCGCAAGAAAGGATATGAAGTTGTAGAAACTCAAAAAGATATGGAATCTGTAAACTCTGGGAGACTACTGGCTCTGTTGAGTCCTGGGCATATGGATAGATACTCAAAGAGAGGCGATGTTTTAGTGAATTCATCTCTTAAGGCCATTGAGCTCTTAAATAAGGAAGAAAAGGGTTTTTTCTTAATGATAGAAGGGGCTCAGATAGATTGGGGAGGTCATTCAAATGATATAAGTCTTGTAGTTGAAGAAATGTTAGATTTTGACAGAGCTATAGGAGAGGTCTTGAAATTTGCCGAAAAAGACAAAAATACTTTAGTAATTATAACTGCCGATCACGAAACGGGAGGTCTTTCCATACACGATGGAGATCATGATGGTAGATTAGAAAGTACATTTGCATCTAAAGAACATACTTCTATTATGGTTCCAGTCTTTGCCTATGGCCCTAAATCAGAGGTTTTTAAAGGCTTTTATCAGAACACAGAAATTTTTAAAAAAATGATAGAAGCTTATGGTGATTTAAAATAA
- the fabG gene encoding 3-oxoacyl-[acyl-carrier-protein] reductase has translation MKLLENRTAVITGATRGIGKGIAQRFAQQGANVIFTYVSESSSKIALDLVEELTKQGIKAKGFRVDASKFEDSQNMIDEVVSEFGGVDILVNNAGITQDTLLMRMTKEQWDKVIDVNLSSVFNMTKAVQKSMLQKRNGSIINLSSVVGVRGNAGQANYSASKAGVIGFTKSVALELGSRNIRSNAIAPGFISTEMTGKLDPETLQKWVKDIPLKREGTTSDVADVALFLASDMSKYVTGQVIHVCGGMLT, from the coding sequence ATGAAATTATTAGAAAATAGAACAGCTGTAATCACTGGAGCTACAAGGGGCATAGGAAAGGGAATAGCACAGAGATTTGCCCAACAGGGAGCTAATGTAATATTCACTTATGTATCTGAATCTTCTAGTAAGATAGCTTTAGACTTAGTTGAAGAATTAACTAAACAAGGAATAAAAGCTAAGGGTTTCAGAGTAGACGCTTCTAAATTTGAGGATAGTCAAAATATGATAGATGAGGTCGTATCTGAATTTGGAGGTGTAGATATTTTGGTAAATAATGCTGGTATCACTCAAGACACATTGTTAATGAGAATGACTAAAGAGCAGTGGGACAAGGTAATAGATGTGAATTTGAGTTCTGTATTTAATATGACAAAAGCCGTACAAAAGAGCATGTTACAAAAGAGAAATGGATCTATTATCAATTTGAGTTCTGTCGTGGGGGTTAGAGGCAATGCAGGTCAGGCTAACTATTCAGCATCAAAAGCTGGAGTGATAGGCTTTACCAAGTCAGTAGCTCTGGAATTGGGTTCTAGAAATATACGTTCTAATGCTATCGCTCCTGGTTTTATCTCTACTGAGATGACTGGCAAACTAGACCCTGAAACTCTACAAAAGTGGGTTAAAGATATTCCATTAAAGAGAGAGGGAACCACAAGTGATGTAGCTGACGTAGCATTGTTTTTAGCTTCTGATATGTCTAAATACGTGACTGGACAGGTCATACACGTATGTGGAGGTATGCTGACCTAA
- a CDS encoding superoxide dismutase translates to MSFELPKLDYTFDALEPYIDAETMRIHYEKHHNAYVTNLNAAIANTDLEGKSIEYVMQNIPQSNSNAIRNNGGGHYNHTLFWSVISNEGNTEPVGDVKDAITSTFGSFESFKEEFSKAAMTRFGSGWAWLCVHKGGGLSVCSTPNQDNPLMNLEGISCCNSATPSCDGTPILGLDVWEHAYYLKYQNRRLEYVSAFFNIIDWKKVSDRYNSGK, encoded by the coding sequence ATGTCTTTTGAACTACCAAAATTAGATTACACGTTTGATGCTTTAGAACCTTATATAGATGCCGAGACAATGCGTATTCATTACGAAAAACATCACAATGCCTACGTAACAAATCTCAATGCGGCTATTGCCAATACAGATTTAGAGGGCAAAAGTATAGAATATGTGATGCAAAATATTCCACAGTCTAATTCTAATGCCATAAGAAATAATGGAGGGGGGCATTATAATCACACTTTATTTTGGTCGGTGATTTCTAATGAGGGAAATACAGAACCTGTTGGTGATGTTAAAGATGCTATCACTAGTACTTTTGGTTCTTTTGAATCTTTTAAGGAAGAATTTTCCAAGGCTGCTATGACTCGCTTTGGTTCGGGGTGGGCTTGGTTGTGTGTACACAAAGGTGGAGGATTATCTGTATGTTCTACACCTAATCAAGATAACCCCCTTATGAATTTAGAAGGGATATCTTGTTGCAATAGTGCTACCCCTAGTTGTGATGGAACGCCAATATTAGGATTAGATGTTTGGGAACACGCTTATTATTTAAAATACCAAAATAGAAGATTAGAGTACGTAAGTGCTTTTTTCAATATTATAGATTGGAAGAAGGTATCTGACAGATACAACTCTGGAAAGTAA